One Sphingomonas sp. SUN039 genomic window carries:
- a CDS encoding translocation/assembly module TamB domain-containing protein — protein sequence MRALLRWGGALLVLALIGVAVIAWIADTSIGHRLIADRIEALRPVNGLRVKVGRIDGSIYGATRVRDLRLYDTKGQFLSVPEAALDWSPFAWLSNRLDIDRLIAPAATLDRLPALVPSKTVQPILPSFDIRIGALKIERMTFGEGIVKPARMARIAGKAEIQGGRALIDLNGVARGGDRLVLKLDSAPDRNVFDIAATVDAPKGGVITGMLGATQPLALRIEGDGSWKDWKGALVARAGNGELARLALTATSGRYGLNGVLHPDLVTTGRVARLTGAELRVTGNATLANRQLDTHLALASPALAMSANGVVDLARSSFDAMRVEVKLRQPQAVLPNMTGRDIAALVLLDGPFGTANFDYRVTAPRIAFDATGFDDVRVTGRGKLSPQPVIVPVSLSARRVTGVGDIAGGILNNLRVDGLLRVTSKLVTGDGLKLRSDKLNGTISLLLDLATGRYDVGLSGQLNRYLIPGLGIVDVKSVLKVVPDARGGVRVVGRGQVWVRRLDNSFLAGLAGGLPYIDTALERGADGVIRFTGLKLTARDIAITGSGYRRLDGTFFFEGSGRQRRYGPVRLRLDGNIARPKVDLILANPLPSAGLRDVRASLVPTAQGFEWVASGGSRLGPFKGNGQILLPNGGQAVIRIASLTASGVKATGDLRAVTGGLVGQVAVSGGGLTGTVALGIERGIQRVEAHLNARDVKLVGPPLIVIQRGRLDAVALLDPRGTDIDATFVGQGLRYGEFAFARAAANAKLVDGTGQVKANFAGSRGRGFDIRSVVDVSPDRFVVNAEGTVDKRPIKLNSPAVITREGDAWRLAPTAVSFAGGSATVGGKFGGAATELDATVERLPLTVLDIVQPDLGLGGSASGRITFRQPTGGGTPTGSANLRVRNLTRAGLLLVSTPVDAGVNAVLDGNGLAVRAIAVSAGKTIGQAQARIAPLGGGASLYDRLDNAPLFAQLRYNGPADTLWRLTGVESFDVSGPLAIGADVTGSIARPVIKGSLRTENLRLESPVSGTVLTGLKAFGRFDQSRLVIDQFTANAGRGTVAGKASFDLAAASGFGMDISIDAKQASLIARDDFAATVTGPLRIVSNGPDGRISGDVVIDRGAFRLGQATAAQQVPTLKVREINRPFGSPRIRAAPTLWALDVKARADSQLAVTGLGLDSEWSADLNVTGSLDAPRIVGRADVVRGGYEFAGKRFELTRGVIRFQGAFPPDPVLDIVASSNIQSLNATVSVTGTGQKPVIAFTSIPALPQDELLSRLLFGTSITNLSAPEALQLAAAVASLRGGGGLDPINAVRKAIGLDRLRFVAADASVGNKTALAVGKYITRRTYVELITDGQGYSATRVEFAITRWLSLLSTISTVGRQSASVRVSKDY from the coding sequence TTGAGGGCGTTGCTGCGCTGGGGCGGCGCGCTGCTTGTGCTGGCACTGATCGGCGTCGCCGTGATTGCCTGGATCGCCGACACCAGCATCGGCCACCGGCTCATCGCCGACCGGATCGAGGCGCTGCGGCCCGTCAACGGCCTGCGCGTGAAGGTCGGACGGATCGACGGGTCGATCTATGGCGCGACGCGCGTCCGCGACCTGCGGCTCTATGACACCAAGGGGCAGTTCCTGTCGGTGCCCGAAGCGGCGCTCGACTGGTCGCCGTTTGCGTGGCTGTCGAACCGACTCGACATCGACCGGCTGATTGCGCCCGCCGCGACGCTCGACCGCCTGCCCGCGCTCGTCCCGAGCAAGACCGTGCAGCCGATCCTCCCTTCGTTCGATATCCGCATCGGCGCGTTGAAGATCGAGCGGATGACCTTCGGCGAAGGGATCGTGAAGCCCGCCCGGATGGCCCGGATCGCGGGCAAGGCCGAAATCCAGGGCGGACGCGCGCTGATCGACCTGAACGGTGTCGCGCGCGGCGGCGACCGGCTGGTCCTCAAACTCGACAGCGCGCCCGACCGCAATGTGTTCGACATCGCCGCCACGGTGGACGCACCCAAGGGCGGGGTGATTACGGGCATGCTCGGCGCGACGCAGCCGCTGGCGCTGAGGATCGAGGGCGATGGCAGCTGGAAAGACTGGAAGGGTGCTCTTGTCGCCCGCGCTGGCAACGGCGAACTCGCGCGGCTTGCACTGACGGCTACATCGGGGCGCTACGGCCTGAACGGCGTGCTGCACCCCGATCTGGTGACGACCGGGCGGGTCGCGCGGCTCACCGGGGCCGAGCTGCGCGTGACCGGCAATGCAACGCTCGCCAACCGGCAACTCGACACGCATTTGGCGCTGGCCTCACCCGCGCTGGCGATGAGCGCGAACGGGGTCGTCGATCTCGCCCGAAGCAGCTTCGACGCAATGCGGGTCGAGGTAAAGTTGCGCCAGCCGCAGGCGGTGCTGCCCAATATGACCGGCCGCGACATCGCCGCGCTGGTGCTGCTCGACGGACCTTTCGGGACGGCGAATTTCGATTACCGCGTCACTGCCCCGCGCATCGCCTTCGATGCGACCGGGTTCGACGATGTCCGCGTCACCGGACGCGGCAAATTGTCGCCGCAGCCGGTGATCGTGCCGGTGTCGCTCTCCGCCCGGCGCGTCACCGGCGTCGGCGATATCGCGGGCGGCATCCTCAACAATCTGCGGGTCGACGGACTGTTGCGCGTCACCTCGAAGCTGGTCACCGGCGACGGGCTCAAGCTACGCTCGGACAAGCTCAACGGCACGATCTCGCTGCTGCTCGATCTTGCGACCGGACGCTACGACGTCGGGTTGTCGGGCCAGCTCAACCGCTACCTCATCCCCGGCCTCGGCATCGTCGATGTGAAGTCGGTGCTGAAGGTCGTGCCCGATGCGCGCGGAGGCGTGCGTGTCGTCGGACGCGGGCAGGTGTGGGTCCGCCGTCTCGACAACAGCTTCCTTGCCGGCCTGGCGGGCGGACTGCCCTATATCGATACCGCGCTCGAACGCGGTGCCGACGGGGTCATCCGCTTCACCGGCCTGAAACTGACCGCGCGCGATATCGCGATCACCGGCAGCGGCTACCGGCGGCTCGACGGGACGTTCTTCTTCGAGGGCAGCGGGCGACAGCGCCGCTATGGCCCCGTGCGCCTGCGCCTCGACGGTAATATCGCGCGGCCCAAGGTCGACCTGATCCTCGCCAACCCGCTGCCCTCCGCCGGCCTGCGCGACGTCCGCGCGTCGCTCGTGCCGACCGCGCAGGGCTTCGAATGGGTCGCGAGCGGCGGGTCGCGGCTGGGGCCGTTCAAGGGGAACGGCCAGATCCTGCTGCCGAACGGCGGGCAGGCGGTTATCCGCATCGCCTCGCTCACCGCCTCGGGCGTGAAGGCGACCGGCGACCTGCGCGCGGTCACCGGCGGTCTGGTCGGGCAAGTTGCCGTCTCGGGCGGCGGCCTCACCGGCACCGTCGCGCTCGGTATCGAACGCGGCATCCAGCGCGTCGAGGCGCATCTGAACGCGCGCGACGTCAAGCTGGTCGGACCGCCGCTGATCGTCATCCAGCGCGGGCGGCTCGATGCCGTCGCGCTGCTCGACCCGCGCGGCACCGACATCGACGCGACGTTCGTCGGCCAGGGGCTGCGCTACGGCGAATTCGCCTTTGCCCGCGCAGCAGCGAACGCCAAGCTGGTCGATGGCACGGGCCAGGTGAAGGCGAATTTCGCCGGATCGCGCGGGCGCGGCTTCGACATCCGCTCGGTAGTCGACGTGTCGCCCGACCGTTTCGTCGTCAATGCCGAAGGGACGGTCGACAAGCGCCCGATCAAGCTCAATTCGCCCGCCGTGATCACCCGCGAGGGCGATGCGTGGCGGCTCGCGCCGACCGCCGTCAGCTTTGCCGGGGGCAGTGCGACGGTCGGCGGCAAGTTCGGCGGTGCCGCGACCGAACTGGACGCGACGGTGGAGCGGCTGCCCCTGACCGTCCTCGACATCGTCCAGCCCGACCTCGGCCTTGGTGGATCGGCGAGCGGGCGCATCACCTTCCGCCAACCGACCGGCGGTGGCACGCCGACCGGCAGCGCAAACTTGCGCGTCCGCAACCTGACCCGCGCCGGGCTGTTGCTCGTCTCGACTCCGGTCGACGCGGGCGTGAACGCGGTCCTCGACGGCAATGGCCTTGCGGTGCGCGCGATTGCGGTGTCGGCGGGCAAGACCATCGGCCAGGCGCAGGCGCGCATCGCGCCGCTCGGCGGCGGGGCGTCGCTCTACGACCGGCTCGACAATGCGCCGCTGTTCGCGCAACTCCGCTACAACGGCCCTGCCGATACCTTGTGGCGGCTGACCGGGGTCGAAAGTTTCGACGTATCGGGGCCGCTTGCCATCGGCGCGGATGTGACCGGCAGCATCGCCCGCCCGGTCATCAAGGGATCGCTCCGCACCGAAAACCTGCGGCTCGAAAGCCCGGTGAGCGGGACAGTGTTGACCGGCCTGAAAGCGTTCGGACGCTTCGACCAGTCGCGCCTTGTTATCGACCAGTTCACCGCCAATGCCGGACGCGGCACGGTGGCGGGGAAAGCCAGCTTCGACCTCGCCGCCGCCAGCGGTTTCGGCATGGACATCAGCATCGACGCGAAACAGGCATCGCTGATCGCCCGCGACGATTTCGCCGCAACCGTTACCGGGCCGTTGCGTATCGTGTCGAATGGTCCCGACGGCCGGATCAGCGGCGATGTCGTCATCGACCGGGGGGCGTTCCGGCTGGGTCAGGCGACCGCCGCGCAACAGGTGCCGACACTCAAGGTCCGCGAGATCAACCGCCCGTTCGGCTCCCCGCGCATCCGCGCCGCGCCAACGCTCTGGGCGCTCGACGTCAAGGCGCGTGCCGACAGCCAGCTTGCGGTTACCGGCCTCGGCCTCGACAGCGAATGGAGTGCCGACCTGAACGTGACCGGGTCGCTCGACGCGCCGCGCATCGTTGGCCGCGCCGATGTGGTGCGCGGCGGGTACGAGTTCGCCGGCAAACGTTTCGAACTCACGCGCGGCGTTATCCGGTTCCAGGGCGCGTTCCCGCCCGACCCGGTGCTCGACATTGTCGCGAGCTCGAACATCCAGTCGCTCAACGCCACAGTCAGCGTGACCGGCACCGGCCAGAAACCGGTGATCGCCTTCACCAGCATCCCCGCACTGCCGCAGGATGAACTGCTGTCGCGGCTGTTGTTCGGCACCTCGATCACCAATTTGTCCGCCCCTGAAGCTTTGCAACTGGCCGCTGCGGTTGCGAGCCTGCGCGGCGGCGGCGGGCTCGACCCGATCAATGCGGTGCGAAAGGCCATCGGCCTCGACCGCTTGCGCTTCGTCGCGGCGGATGCGAGCGTCGGCAACAAGACCGCGCTAGCGGTCGGCAAATA